One genomic region from Rosa rugosa chromosome 1, drRosRugo1.1, whole genome shotgun sequence encodes:
- the LOC133709336 gene encoding uncharacterized methyltransferase At2g41040, chloroplastic-like, with product MATTAPSSLHQTFLSPKHPRLHHNSHLSPPRLRFHSLPIRATSAITLQPEKSSSTQKSQSSGIEFLSCPVCYEPLIRKGPTGLNLEAIYRSGFKCKKCDKSYSSKDIYLDLTVTAGLKQYVEVNPARTELFRSPLVSFLYERGWRQNFSSSGFPGPDEEFKMAQDYFKSAEGGFLVDVSCGSGLFSRKFAKSESYSGVVALDFSENMLRQCYDFLKRDATLLATNLALVRADVSRLPFASGSVDAVHAGAALHCWPSPSNAVAEITRVLRSGGVFVGTTFLRYTSSTPWYIRPFRERTAQSYSYLTEEEIRDLCTSCGLTNYSSKVQQSFIMFSAQKP from the exons ATGGCCACGACGGCTCCCTCCTCCCTCCACCAAACATTTCTATCCCCAAAACACCCTCGCCTCCACCACAATtcccatctctctcctcctcgtCTCCGCTTCCACTCTCTCCCCATTCGCGCCACCTCTGCAATCACTCTACAACCG gAGAAGAGCTCGAGCACCCAGAAAAGTCAAAGCTCGGGCATTGAGTTTTTGTCATGCCCAGTTTGCTATGAACCGCTAATACGAAAAGGCCCAACTGGTCTAAACCT GGAAGCAATATACAGGTCAGGTTTCAAGTGCAAGAAATGTGACAAGTCGTATTCCAGCAAAGACATTTACTTGGACCTTACTGTTACTGCTGGGTTGAAGCAGTACGTTGAAGTCAACCCAGCTAGGACTGAGTTGTTTAGGAGCCCACTGGTGTCGTTTTTGTATGAAAGAGGTTGGCGCCAGAATTTTAGTAGTAGTGGATTTCCAGGTCCTGATGAAGAG TTTAAAATGGCTCAGGACTACTTTAAATCCGCGGAAGGCGGTTTTCTAGTGGATGTGAGCTGTGGGAGTGGTTTGTTTTCGAGGAAATTTGCGAAATCGGAGAGTTATTCTGGAGTTGTGGCGCTTGATTTTTCGGAAAATATGCTCCGACAGTGCTATGATTTTCTTAAAAGAGATGCTACTCTTTTGGCTAC GAATCTTGCTCTTGTAAGGGCAGATGTTTCTAGGCTTCCATTTGCATCAGGTTCAGTCGATGCAGTCCATGCCGGTGCAGCACTGCACTGTTGGCCCTCTCCTTCAAATGCT GTTGCTGAAATCACTCGTGTATTACGAAGTGGTGGTGTCTTTGTTGGAACCACTTTTCTGCGGTATACTTCATCCACTCCCTGGTATATCAGGCCTTTCAGAGAG AGGACTGCTCAGAGCTACAGCTACCTAACGGAGGAAGAGATACGGGACTTGTGTACATCATGTGGTCTCACAAACTACTCGAGCAAAGTTCAGCAATCTTTCATCATGTTTTCTGCTCAGAAACCTTGA
- the LOC133726874 gene encoding uncharacterized methyltransferase At2g41040, chloroplastic-like gives MELPLFSGNHATGGIFIGTILRSRPSTPLIFKPIRERINQTSWRWLPRSSVNKQSSRTDESQSSEIELLSCPVCYEPLIRKGPPGLILQAICRSSFDCKKCYKSYSSDEHNYLDLTVTAGLKKYVEVKPVGTELFRRSFMSFIYEKGYRQYFRRDGFPGPDEEFKMAQDYFKSTEGGVLVDVSCGSGLFAIRFAKSGTYSGVVALDFSENMLLQCYDYLMRDPTNFLATTILTTAVILFLIVRTDVSRLPFTSCSVDAVHAGAALHCWPSPSNAVAEITRVLRSGGIFVGTTFLRSSPSSTSWIFKPLNERVLPSGNYFREEEIEDLCTSCGLTNYSSKVDQSFIIFSAQKP, from the exons CGAATCAATCAAACTTCATGGCGATGGCTCCCTCGATCATCTGTCAATAAGCAGAGCTCAAGGACTGATGAGAGTCAAAGCTCGGAGATTGAGTTGTTATCCTGCCCAGTTTGCTATGAACCACTAATACGAAAAGGCCCACCTGGTCTAATCCT GCAAGCAATATGCAGGTCATCGTTCGACTGCAAGAAATGCTACAAGTCGTATTCCAGTGATGAACACAACTACTTGGATCTCACTGTTACTGCTGGATTGAAGAAGTACGTTGAAGTTAAACCAGTTGGCACTGAGTTATTCAGGAGATCCTTCATGTCCTTCATTTATGAAAAAGGTTATCGTCAGTATTTTAGACGAGATGGCTTCCCAGGTCCTGATGAAGAA TTTAAAATGGCTCAGGACTACTTTAAATCCACTGAAGGTGGTGTTCTGGTGGATGTTAGCTGTGGGAGTGGTTTGTTCGCGATAAGATTCGCCAAATCTGGGACCTATTCAGGAGTTGTggcacttgatttttctgaaaatatgcTTCTCCAGTGCTATGATTATCTTATGAGAGACCCTACTAATTTTTTGGCTAC TACGATTTTAACAACTGCAGTGATCTTGTTCTTAATTGTGAGGACCGATGTTTCTAGGCTTCCATTCACATCATGTTCAGTTGATGCTGTCCATGCCGGCGCTGCATTGCACTGCTGGCCATCTCCTTCCAACGCT GTTGCTGAAATCACTCGTGTATTACGAAGTGGTGGCATCTTTGTTGGGACCACTTTTCTGCGGTCTAGTCCTTCAAGTACTTCCTGGATATTCAAACCACTCAATGAG AGGGTACTTCCCAGCGGGAATTATTTTAGGGAGGAAGAGATTGAGGACTTGTGTACATCGTGCGGTCTCACAAACTACTCGAGCAAAGTTGACCAATCTTTCATCATCTTTTCTGCTCAGAAACCTTGA